The proteins below come from a single Gimesia alba genomic window:
- a CDS encoding leucine-rich repeat domain-containing protein, translating into MTQPELNQKRVSRFHWLWRSILGMILLGLVLFIVSAAQHAQAIQQLQANHSISVSTEPGMLLDVLPWSWQRWLTDKLGKERLLPLQVVTAIRIQSVPFYVENGDLSAVTDISKINFASIGEFKHLRELDLSNNRVTDAELFHLKGLANLEILELSSTQVSDAGLVHLKDLTKLQALMLTDTQVSDAGLSHLQGLSHLYLLDLSGTQVTNHGLKYLKRLKKLGWLHLAGTRVGDTGLSHLKELVQLTDIDFSETAVSDAGLIHLKDLASLQSLDLSETRVSDEGLIHLQFHTQLEDLFLNNMSVSDTGLAQLKNLVNLTVLSLNNTSITDSGLNHLQGLSNLIVLEIENTRTSDAGLLPLQSLKKLSTINRNGTQITPAGFARLQKYLPDLTDEITFF; encoded by the coding sequence ATGACTCAACCCGAACTGAATCAGAAACGCGTGAGCCGTTTTCACTGGCTGTGGCGGTCGATCCTGGGCATGATTTTGCTGGGCCTGGTTCTGTTTATTGTTTCAGCGGCGCAGCACGCGCAGGCGATTCAACAATTGCAGGCGAATCATTCAATCTCTGTGTCAACTGAGCCTGGTATGTTGCTGGATGTTTTGCCCTGGTCCTGGCAGCGCTGGCTTACGGACAAGCTGGGGAAAGAAAGACTGCTTCCCTTGCAGGTCGTGACCGCAATCCGCATACAGTCTGTCCCTTTCTACGTGGAAAATGGTGACCTCTCTGCTGTCACCGACATCAGTAAAATCAACTTCGCCAGCATTGGAGAGTTCAAACATCTGAGAGAACTCGACCTCAGTAATAACCGAGTGACAGATGCCGAATTATTTCATCTGAAAGGTCTCGCAAACCTGGAAATACTGGAACTTTCCTCTACACAGGTGAGCGATGCCGGGCTCGTTCATTTGAAAGACCTGACAAAACTGCAAGCATTGATGCTTACCGACACCCAGGTCAGTGACGCGGGACTGTCTCATCTACAAGGCCTGTCCCATTTATATCTACTAGATCTTTCCGGCACGCAAGTTACTAATCATGGCTTGAAGTATCTGAAAAGGTTGAAGAAGTTAGGCTGGCTACATCTCGCCGGTACCCGGGTGGGGGATACCGGTTTGAGCCATCTGAAAGAACTCGTTCAGTTGACGGACATTGATTTTTCCGAAACTGCGGTCAGCGATGCCGGTCTGATTCACTTAAAAGACCTCGCCAGTCTCCAGAGTCTGGATCTGAGCGAAACCCGGGTGAGTGATGAAGGATTAATTCATTTACAGTTTCACACCCAGCTCGAAGATCTTTTTTTGAACAATATGAGTGTGAGTGATACCGGGCTGGCTCAACTGAAAAATTTGGTGAATCTGACGGTACTGAGTCTCAACAACACAAGCATTACTGATTCCGGACTGAACCACTTGCAGGGATTGAGCAATTTGATCGTACTTGAAATCGAGAATACGCGCACGAGCGACGCCGGATTACTCCCTCTGCAAAGCCTTAAGAAATTGAGTACGATTAACAGAAATGGAACACAAATCACACCAGCCGGCTTTGCTCGACTTCAGAAATATTTACCCGACCTGACTGATGAAATAACGTTTTTTTGA
- a CDS encoding leucine-rich repeat domain-containing protein has translation MEQPESIQKPPSRFRWVWRLLGVAILICLIVFSVSGVQNGRAIQQLESSKSFMLTTEPGWLMSKMPYSWQTWIQYSAGDEIRAAFLNVIKVNCIQYGDDDELTEADLASIGQLKSLKILDLSNSLITNAGLSHIQGLHNLEELVLERTSISDAGLFHLRNLKKLKTLYLLESEIGNTGLSHLKNLTELTTLNLSETAVSDAGLAHLKGLVNLKVLSLDITHVSDRGLVYLKGLPKLESLDLFGTQVSDAGLVHLIGHQNLLLLTLADTQISDQGLVHLGKLKNLYDLDIRYTKISDAGLSHLRELKNLTNLMWDSTNITDAGYARLQESLPKLSDTWQPHPSYPIF, from the coding sequence ATGGAACAGCCAGAGTCGATCCAAAAACCACCCAGTCGATTCCGCTGGGTCTGGCGCTTGCTTGGAGTAGCGATCCTGATCTGCCTGATAGTGTTTAGCGTATCTGGAGTACAGAATGGTCGGGCGATTCAACAACTGGAATCAAGTAAGTCTTTTATGCTAACGACTGAACCGGGTTGGTTGATGAGCAAGATGCCATATTCCTGGCAGACCTGGATTCAGTACAGCGCAGGAGATGAAATTCGTGCTGCTTTCCTTAATGTGATAAAGGTAAATTGTATTCAATATGGGGATGACGATGAGCTTACCGAAGCAGATCTCGCCAGCATTGGTCAATTGAAAAGTCTGAAAATCCTGGATCTCAGTAATTCCCTGATCACGAATGCAGGTTTGTCACATATCCAAGGACTCCATAACTTGGAAGAACTTGTACTCGAACGAACATCCATCAGCGATGCCGGTCTGTTTCACCTGAGAAATCTGAAGAAGCTTAAGACACTTTACCTTTTGGAATCTGAGATTGGAAATACCGGCCTGAGTCATCTGAAAAACCTGACAGAACTGACAACTCTTAACTTAAGTGAAACAGCGGTCAGTGATGCTGGTCTGGCCCACTTGAAAGGGCTTGTGAATCTGAAGGTCCTTTCTCTGGATATAACTCACGTAAGTGATCGTGGACTGGTTTATTTAAAAGGACTCCCGAAACTGGAGAGCCTCGATCTCTTTGGGACCCAAGTGAGTGATGCAGGGCTGGTTCATTTGATCGGACACCAGAATCTGCTGCTTCTCACTCTTGCAGATACTCAAATCAGTGATCAGGGGCTGGTTCATTTGGGAAAACTGAAAAATCTGTATGATTTGGATATTCGATATACAAAGATCAGCGACGCTGGTCTGAGCCATCTACGGGAACTCAAGAACCTGACAAATTTAATGTGGGATAGTACAAACATTACTGATGCCGGTTATGCCCGACTCCAGGAGTCTTTACCCAAACTGTCTGACACATGGCAACCCCATCCCTCTTATCCTATATTTTAA